In Haladaptatus cibarius D43, the sequence CTTTACCCCTCACTATACTTAAAGAATGGAGATACAAAGGCACAGGTTTTGTAGAATCGGTAGCTTGATTTGATATACGATAAGTGATATAATATGGAGGCGACATCTACGGACGCAGGCAATAACACGGATTTGATACATCAGTTTTCGTTCGACGAGGACGAAACTGATAGTATCGTCGTCACCGTCAGCAAGGCAGTTTCTCAGGTAACTGACACACCTATCGAGGAGATGCCACCCCTGCAGGAGACGATAGATTGCGACGCGCTCGAAGTCCTCTTCTCATCGTTCAGCATCGAAGACGATCCCGGTATCGGGCAGGTACAGTTCCCGTTCTACGA encodes:
- a CDS encoding HalOD1 output domain-containing protein, with the translated sequence MEATSTDAGNNTDLIHQFSFDEDETDSIVVTVSKAVSQVTDTPIEEMPPLQETIDCDALEVLFSSFSIEDDPGIGQVQFPFYDCTVRIDTTGTVQVYDEGQRYSPDGSGC